The genomic region AGCCCTTTTCCAGTTCAAATAGATGGAGAACCATTTATTTTGAAGCCTGGCTGCCTAGAAATCTCGCACAATAAACAGGTACCATGTGAAACAAATTACTCTTCTTGGTTCTCTTGTCTTTTTGGGATATGCTGTTAAGTGCCAATCGGAAATTTAGTTGGTCTGATCATCCAGAATTAAAGTATGTTCGTTTCATTTGGATTGAGTTCAACTTAAATCAAATCAATCTTTCTTTAATAAATACAGTTCTTCATTTCATTGTGTCAAGTTGTTATATCTATGATTATTTAATTCAGCTTTTGTCGATACATATCAAAATTATTCCAACCTGTTCAATTCAGCTTCAATGTTCAATCAATACAATTCTCAGACGGAAAGAACAGGCTTAGGTGATTGATTGTCATTTTCTCACTAGTGTAAATTGCCATGTCCTGATATCTCCGTAAACCATCTTACGCGCTTGCTTTATGGATCAAATACCTGACTCCACTAACATGGGATTTCTTGGCTTTTAATGTTGAAGATATTACCACATCCCCCAAAAAATTTCCTCCACGGGATAAATACAAGTTGCCTCCATTATATTAAAGTAGTGACAGTGCATcttattgttttggtaatttgTGATTTGTAGGTGTTTATGTTAAGGAAGACATCTGAGGAACCAAAAGCCCTTGCAGCCGCCATTATGTCAGAAGTTTTGTTGGATGCTGAGTGTAAAGGCATCATCAACTCCTCTCAGAAGCGAGTGTTGCTTGAGCAGATAGCTCTACGTCTTTCATAGTGTAAATTTACGCAACCACCCTTTTATCTTTTTGCTCGGTTTCTCTAGCACTAATGTTCCCATCTAGTCCTAACAAGCAGTACAGGATAGGAGAGAGACTGTCTCGGTTCCTCTTACCTCTTCTTTTGACGTAGCAACCATGAAAGGTACGCAGTCGTATAAAAAAGGTATAGTTTCACTTTTGGCCCATAAAATGGAGCGAATTTTGGTGTGGTTTTTTGACGGCATATATATACAGAGTATATAGGTTGGTTTTTTGAGATTAGGTGATGTAATTGTGTAGTGATTATACACAAGAGTACGAATATCTTACACGGCTTGCAGAGTCCCTATATAATGTGTCTTCCAAGTTATTCATGTTAATTGCTGGGTGCTGTAAATTTCTATGTTTTTGCCTTCCTTTTTCTTTGTAAGCGTCCATTCATTTACTCGTATTGGATCTCTGCCGAGGATGACCTCTTTGCATTGTGCGAGAGTATAAGTTGGGAGTTTGGGATCATTTGCCCAGTCCTTGTGTAGCATAACCTGTGTCTCATACCAAAAATGGGATATTGACGTTGACGATAATCTTCTCTTGTGCTCTTCCTTTGTGCCTTGTGTCGACTGTGATTTCatttatgccttttgttttgcacTCCATAGAGTTTTTTTCTTCTTTGGAACCATACCATTTCAGAGTAACATATATCTACAGGACACAATTGTTGGAGAGTATGTATGACTATCACTTTAAAAACTGACCACAACTTTAAGAATTATCGTTTGTATAGACTATAAGAAAGTAGACTCGACTCGAATTTTCTCAAGCTTGTGCCCAAGTTATTATTGTTTACTTTTGTTTCCAGCTTTTCTCGCCCAGAAACAAATAAAATACAAAATAACATATACGGAGTATGTGAGAACAAAAGATaagattaaaaagaaaaaaatcattaGCGGATTTAGCACTATTGTTTTTGGCAGCGGTAAAAAGATGAATCGATATTTAGGCTCTTAGAGCCCTTATTAcattcataatcaaacatatgaATAAACCATATTGTTTTTTACTCTTAAGCTGAATAAATTTGCAAATATTATGATAGTGCCAGTTCCAGTCCTTGCAATAGTCAAAGGAAAAAGATGTTACCTTTCACCCTTGCCCAATGCCCACGCACCCCACGTGAACCACGAGCTCAAACCCATTTGTCATCACACTTATTATAGCTGCTTCGAAATGCTTACTTcataataaaacaaaaacaaaaaaaacttgAGAAAAATCAATCCTAGAGAAAATGAACACAAGTAACAGCAATAGCAAAGTGAAGATGTATTTCTTCCCATACATAGCAGGAGGCCATCTTCTTCCCATGATCGACATTGCTCGATTCTTCGCTTCATCTCATCCTAATGTTCAAGCCACCATCATCACCACTCCTAAAACCGCTTTACTTTTCCAATCCTCCATTGACCATGACCGTGAAGCAGGCTACAACATTTCCTTCCATACCCTCGACTTAGGCCTACCTGACGAGGACGAAAACTTCCTTGACACTTTGTCTCATGACCAAAGAACCAAGGTCTTGACTGCCTTCAAGAACCTTAAGAAGCCACTTGAAATGTTGCTTACGGATTCTCGTCCTGATTGTTTCGTTTGTGATTTGATGCATTCGTGGACGCTGGATATCGCTGATGATGCCAGCGTCCCGTGGGTTGTGTTCCACAGCACGAGTTTGTTCTTACTTTGGGCTGAGGATTGCTTGACCCGGCTCAAGCCCCAGCATAATGTAGGCTCGGATGAGGAACCGTTCCTTCTTGGTGGGTCGGAAATGAATGATCAAGTTTGGTTCACTAGGTTGCGGTTACCTGTCTGGCATAGGGCGAATAATGGCGAGACTAAGGACGAGTTTTTACCGATTAATTTGATTAAAAAGACGTGTAAGAGGAGTTACGCAGTGGTTGTAAATAGTTGTTCTGATTTGGAAGGTGAATATCGCTCCGCAGCACAAAATGCAGTCGGAGCTAGTCGGGTTTGTATGGTGGGTCCGGCGAGTTTATACTCGACGAGGAATAATAGTGACTCGAAGGTTCAATCTACGGTGAAAGAAAGTATTCTCGAGTGGCTCGGGTCAAAAGAGGTTAATTCCGTTGTGTATGTTAGCTTCGGCAGTGAAGCTAACTTGAGTAAGGAGCAATTTCATGAAATTGCCTACGGGCTTGAGGGTTCGGGTCAACCCTTTATTTGGGTCCACCTAAGGCCCAATTTGTTTAAGGACCAAAGTGAAGACGGTTGGTTTCCTGAAGGGTTCGAGGCTCGAATAAAGGAATCGAACCAAGGGCTAGTAATTAAAGGGTGGGCACCCCAATTGGTGATATTGAATCATGTTAGTTTGGGTGCGTTTGTGACGCATTGTGGATGGAACTCGTCACTTGAAGGGATTAGTAATGGGGTGCCCGTGATCACATGCCCGCTCACGTTGGATCAATTCTATATTGAGAGTTTTATGGTGGATGTGATGAAGGTTGGGATTAGGGTTGGGAATGAGGAGTGGGTGGTATCAAATGCGCCACCAAAGGTCACGGTCACACGAGATAAACTCGAGGCGGCCGTGAGGAAGATGATGAGTGGTGGGGAGGAGGTGGATGAAATGAGGAGAAAGGTGAAAGAGTATGCTAAGAAGTGTGAAATGGCTATTCAACAAGGAGGGTCTTCCTATCAAGATGCATATTCACTTGTTGaagagctcaaggctctcaaaGAGGGAAATGGAAAGGA from Silene latifolia isolate original U9 population chromosome 3, ASM4854445v1, whole genome shotgun sequence harbors:
- the LOC141648832 gene encoding abscisate beta-glucosyltransferase-like; translation: MNTSNSNSKVKMYFFPYIAGGHLLPMIDIARFFASSHPNVQATIITTPKTALLFQSSIDHDREAGYNISFHTLDLGLPDEDENFLDTLSHDQRTKVLTAFKNLKKPLEMLLTDSRPDCFVCDLMHSWTLDIADDASVPWVVFHSTSLFLLWAEDCLTRLKPQHNVGSDEEPFLLGGSEMNDQVWFTRLRLPVWHRANNGETKDEFLPINLIKKTCKRSYAVVVNSCSDLEGEYRSAAQNAVGASRVCMVGPASLYSTRNNSDSKVQSTVKESILEWLGSKEVNSVVYVSFGSEANLSKEQFHEIAYGLEGSGQPFIWVHLRPNLFKDQSEDGWFPEGFEARIKESNQGLVIKGWAPQLVILNHVSLGAFVTHCGWNSSLEGISNGVPVITCPLTLDQFYIESFMVDVMKVGIRVGNEEWVVSNAPPKVTVTRDKLEAAVRKMMSGGEEVDEMRRKVKEYAKKCEMAIQQGGSSYQDAYSLVEELKALKEGNGKENI